From Nicotiana tabacum cultivar K326 chromosome 22, ASM71507v2, whole genome shotgun sequence, one genomic window encodes:
- the LOC107827441 gene encoding uncharacterized protein LOC107827441, producing MCCYCINLMFGDIFKENPYASDFTKAVKIYSYISQRPLLLNLMRKFTNERNLVRPAKTRFATTFLTLHSFYLQKKNLRKLVLSNERKDNRYAKEAAGKETAKVLISPSFWNDDVQALKVGGLLIRVLHMVDGERKAPMGYLYEAVNRAKETIEASFERDVRKYEKVFKIIDSRWSNQLHLPLHAAGHPLNPHYFTRTLDMTLWIQRCGLDTINVLRSWSPIQRW from the exons ATGTGCTGCTATTGTATCAACTTGATGTTTGGTGACATATTCAAGGAAAACCCATATGCTTCAG ATTTCACTAAGGCCGTCAAGATATATTCTTACATCAGTCAGAGGCCGTTGCTGTTGAATTTGATGAGGAAATTCACAAATGAAAGAAATTTGGTGAGACCGGCCAAGACTAGATTTGCAACGACTTTCTTAACTTTGCATAGTTTTTACTTGCAAAAGAAAAACTTGAGAAAGCTAGTTCTTTCAAATGAACGGAAAGATAATAGATATGCAAAGGAAGCTGCGGGGAAAGAAACTGCCAAAGTTCTTATTTCTCCATCATTCTGGAATGACGACGTTCAGGCTCTTAAAGTTGGTGGTCTTTTGATTAGGGTGCTTCATATGGTGGATGGGGAGAGAAAAGCACCAATGGGCTATCTTTATGAAGCTGTGAATAGAGCCAAAGAGACTATTGAAGCGTCATTTGAGAGAGATgttaggaaatacgagaaagttTTTAAGATTATTGATAGCAGGTGGTCGAATCAACTCCATCTACCTTTGCATGCAGCAGGCCATCCTCTGAACCCGCATTATTTTACAAGAACACTAGATATGACACTTTGGATTCAGAGGTGTGGGTTGGATACCATCAATGTCTTGAGAAGTTGGTCCCCGATTCAGCGATGGTAG